CATCGTCCTGCTCGTAAGCTGACAAACTCACGCTACTCTCCTGATGATCTGGAGTACCAAGAGGTGTATTTCAACCTCATCATCCAGAGGAAACCACTCTTCTACATAATCAACATCATCCTTCCCTGCTCTCTCATCTCCTCTCTGGTCGTACTGGCCTTTTTTCTACCTGCAAAAGGTGTTTGCGTGTGCATGTGCAGACATTCTGAGAGTAATGTTCATGCCATTTTCTTTGTCTTACAGTGTTAATACTCcctctgtctgtttttctcttcACACTATGTCTTTGTCTCACtctgtctcctctgtctcttaGCTGGAGGGCAGAAGTTGACTGTGTCCATTTCTGTATTGTTGGCTCAGACTGTGTTTCTCTTCCTGATCGCTCAGAAGATCCCAGAAACATCACTTTCTGTGCCTCTTATTGGCAAGTGAGTGTCATTGGGTGTTCATTTTATAACCAACTTTAATAAGTCTCACTGGTTTTAATCGAATTTCTCTTTTTCTTGGTTTTATTTTAGGTATTTAATCTTTGTCATGTGTATGACCACACTGATCGTGACCAACTGCATCATTGTCCTCAACTTCTCCCTCCGTAGTCCTAGTACACACAACATGTCACACACCATCAGACATGTGcgtttatgtgtttttgtcattaataTATTTCCTAATTAGAAATATCATTGCACAGCTTCTGATTCTGTAGTCCTTCTTTTACTGTACTTCTCTTATACCCATTATTAGATTTTCCTTGAGGTGGTCCCACGTTTCCTTGGCATGACTTTGTTTCTGGATGAGGAGGAGCCGGGGGGTGGGACGTGTGAAATGAGGGAGAGGCGGCGCAGTTCCTTTGGGCTGATGCAAAGGGCTGAAGAATATGTTTTGAAACAGCCACGCAGTGAGATGATGTTtgataaacagagagagagacatggaCTCATGCGCTCAATTGGTAACACAAATTCAAACATTCACTTACTGTATCTAAAGCATTCATGACATATAAGAGTATTGTGATTACAGTGGTCAGATCAGGAGAGATGCACAGTTCAAATAATAGCTctctcaaaaatgtaaatttgctgaacattactcaccttcaggccattcatgatgtagatgagtttatttcttcacatTTAGTAATATATCACCTGCTTACTAATGGATCTTCTGCAgggaatgggtgccatcagaaagatgataaaatagctgataaaaacatctccgcaattaatccagtccatcagttcatgtcttgtgaagtgaaatgttCACTGCCTTTGTAATAAATTCAATGATGGATTCCTTAATGACaacatttcacttcacaagatgttaactgttGTACTGGAGTTGTGAGGATTACttgtgcattattgtgatgttttttaatcTTCTGTTTGAACTcccattctgacagcacccattcactgctgaggatccaagtgatttaatgcaaaatttctccaaatctctttaaatgaacaaacgaacttatctacatcttggatggccatttctagcatattttcattttggggtgaactattactttaggAATGCTTTTGGAATGTTTGCGTTTTGCATGTTAATTACTCTCATAATCATTAGCATCATTTAGGCATTTAGTTAGtttattatgtttacatttataatacctgaatgtattgtattttctgaagtgtgtgtgtttgtctccctCTAGTGGATGAAATTGATGTGACCAGTACGGCAAACCTCTACAAGAGTCTGGCAAAGACTGCACCAGAAATAAAAGAGTGTGTGGATGCCTGTAACTTCATTGCTGAATCCACTAAGCAGCAAAATGACATTGgatctgtaagtgtgtgtgtgtgtgtgtgtgctcttgtttttgtgacatatcaggacaaaaCTCTGTTTaagacatgggtatgacacaggtattacaaggagagggtgacttatgaggacataacccatgtccccatttttcaaaacacttataaatcatacagaataagtttttttgataaagtaaaaatgcacaaagtttcctgtgagggttagggttaggtgtagggttggtgaagggccatagaatatacagtttgtacagtataaaaaccattacgcctatgggatgtccccactttccacaaaaacaaacgtgtgtgtgtgtacaggagtGTCCTAACAAGATAACTTTTCTAAACATCCTCAGTGCAGTCGGTTCCACCCACGCACTGTTTTTCCTCCttcatcttgttttttttctcatgctatttctcttttttttctcaggagATGGAGAGTTGGGTGCTGATCGGTAAGATGATTGACAAGGTTTGTTTCTGGGCAGCCATCTTGCTATTCTCTGTTGGCACAGTGGCCATCTTCCTTATGGGTCACTACAACCAGGCACCTGATTACCCATTCCCTTGGGAGAACAAAAAGTACTTACCTGAGTAGAGAAGAAGACTCTGTccaaaaagaaagagaggaacTAGCAAAGAGCCTGCTGCTGTATGCTTatgtgatatataaaataaataccaaGACAGGTTTTATAGCTGTAGAGTACAACAAGCAGCACATTATTTGATCAGGATTGTATGACTTGTTACATTATCTTGTCTTATATTTGATATTAGGGACTATGGGTGTCCATGCATGCATTAACAACATTTTGTACTCTGATCATGCTCAGATTTTTTACACTAGGGGGATTTTTACAGAAATGTTCATTTTGCTTGTATTGGTGCAAACAATATTAATTAGTGAAAAAAATAAGGAATAAATAAACTAATGTTTTCAGCTTATTTCAGACCATGTAGTTGTTATCTAGTTCATTGTGGCTGCATTTGGTAACACCCCAAACCAGTTTATCATCAGCTATCAAACTGTAATGTAACAATATGCGTTACTGTTAACAGTGTGTTACATCAGCCACTTTTTATACAGTTCTCAGTGGCCATCACTGTAGTATTTAATATAAGTATTGTAGAGATgcatgttcatttttgtttgttccaTGTTATCTTATGTATCTCTTtgtcataaaatgttattttaattttacttatgCAATTTTGCATTAAGTTTATGATTTACTATAAActctttatatatacaaaaaaaatattgtggcCTATTTGCAGTGAATAAATGGATTCTTAATTCACACTGTCTTAAAATATCCTGTGCAAACGCACAAGAAACAAGTTTGATATCTgctttttagaacattttaaaatcctTATTAAGCACTGTGCTTTTGTGATTTTTCTATGTGCACCAAAGACAGAGAATAAAATAACTGACATAATATAAAAatctgattcttttttttttttctttttctttttttgagcttGGCTACCACAAATGTAAAATGGTACAAATTTTGTTACTGTTGTAACTTTTCAAAGGTTCTACAGGTCCTTTACAGCTACCAATAGCCTATATGTACTATTTGGTGAATAATGATGGACCTTCAGTAGCACTGGTTTTACCTAATGAGCTTTCATCTTGATTTACTTCACCGCTTTTAAAGTGGAATTATACATTTTAGGaattataaataaagaatttTGTAACCACTCTgactttataatttttatattaaaatgtttttacagtgcatatttttcaatcaaaaagtgatattttttatagtgatatatattttatttgtacagtgACTACCTAAATTCCATGTACCGTAACCCTGAAAGTGTTAATTTCCTGTCATACCCTGTGGTTTCTTTCGCATTTGTTTCCTGTGGTCAGCATTCTCTGAGTGTATCCTCTGATGTGGGTTTTATCAGTGTGTTGTTTGAGTTTTAACAAACCGTTTCAGCAGTACAGATGCTTCATCACCTCTGAGGATTCTGTGATAAGACGCTGCTTATCACATCTGCATCTTCCGCGTCGCATCTATGCAAATTACGGTGGAGATATGAAGCGTTTGCGCTAGAGACAAATCCAGGTATATTTGCTTCCATAAATCGCTGAAAAATTATAGAGCTTGCCTGTGTATGAACTATTTCCCTAGACGAACCGCTTTTTTTCTCAAGCGCCACAAATTTAGATGCATGTATGCAAGTACTAATTTTGAAGCAGTGCGGAACATTCTCGGGGCTTTACGGTAAATTTAGCTTCTCAAGTTTGTCTACGTTGAATGTTACAGCAAACCTACGCATTGGGAGTTGTGATGGGGGATAAGTTATGTAGAAGTTCGAGTCTAACTGGGAAATAACAATCTACGAAACTACAAGGTTCCAGAAGAGCGCTTAGGCCTAATCGCGACAGTTTCCTTGGTGGTGAGTAacgttaatatataataaaatcttgATTAGAAAGAGGTATTACGATCACGGTGCATATGAAAATAAGGCTTCAcgcacattttttaaaagtgaattGTAAAATGTCTTTCTCACGCTTGTCTTTACACACTGACTGACACATCTTATTGTTATAAACATCTGTACTGTTTTAACGCACCTAGATTTCCCATCTGAGTCTCGTGTTAAATCGCGAGTAAAAACGTGTCCCGTGAAAACACGAGACTGGAATGTTAATTGTCTTATACTGATGCATAAACGCAGACTGTCTCAAAAACgaatggtatatatatatctaaatagcATTTGGTGCTCTATAAAGTGTGTAAACGCGTGATGCCCACTAGCTGGACAGCGCAGTAAGTATTGAGACACGGCCAGCCTGTTCATTCCCACATCCTCTTCACTGTTGATAGATTAGAGGAACAGTGGAAACTGAAGCCTCATCCGGGTTACCAGGTAGAAGCAGGTTTGGAGAGATTTTTGAAGAGGGAAAGTGTCTGAGAAAGGTGTGTGCTCACAGGACAGGAAAAAAGGCGAGATGAGACTAGATAGATGCTAATCAAAATCACATTATGTTATCACATTCTAGGTCCTGGGgggaaaatcattttaaaaaatgtgggaACCTGGACAAGCATTTGAGTTTGATTTTTACTATTTTAGTAATACCATAGACTATAGAAAGACTATAAGACTATATAATACCTTAAAAGGGACTTTGGTAATAGGCTACCTAATAATGAAACagaatttaatacatatttttttagaaatacaCAATTCTGGCATAAACATTTCCATTCCAAGTATCAATTATTTGACATATCTGTCATGTACAAATGTACTTGTGGTTGCAGCTGTTGTTTTCAGGCTAATATTGTTTTTCAGGAAATCAAAGATTGTTGATTCCTGTGTGCAGTTCCTTCTAAGTAAGTGATTTTAGCTGTGGTTTTCATGTCTAGGCAAAACAGTTGCAAATGATGAAATCATCAAATGCAAACAGCTGTATTATCTCAAGAGTCATTTTACGCATACAGGGTTTTATGATTTGTTTGATCTGTTATAAGTTTATTATGTGTTGAATATCTCCTTCTCTTTCTTCCAGCTCTTTTCTAGTTTACTTGAACTTCTGTCTCCCTTCCACTGTGTCTATTGTTTCACCTGCAGCCTGGTTGTCTGCCCTCAGTGGGCACAGTCAGCCAGTGCAAAACCCTCTAATACCCTCTATCTGCCCTACTGTTCACTTCCTTAacatcaaatgtttaatatttgaatttataaCACAGTCCCATTCAAAGGTTGGATGTCAAAATGTCTATTTTTCTCAAAAAGTATAAACAAATTCAATGGAGTTACATTGGCACCCGGTGGCTGTTTGTGGTATAACacctaaacaaaattgcataggtacctactttttttttgtatcaacttcaaatttggaacacaacttatttagatatatggctttaattttatagcaattctggattaaaacattttagaaaatatttattttacataaaatataataaatagtagagtacattttctttacagtaaatttaaacgtCTATAACTTTTAATCTATATGCTTTCatgtagggctgaaacgattcctcaagtaactcgattacaaaaaatgatcgaggcaaattcctctgcctcgaagcctctttcaatttattttaaatctcatgtcaggttctttcgcaatgatttttttaaaaagagacctacctttggtctgtattcaaaagaTTATTATgtattcaaaattaaaacaatttaagttTGAATAGCGTACTTTCACTTCTAcgtaaaaaaaaaggggggggggggcaggtaaTAGGTTCATTGAtcgaaaatataattaaaaccgTAATACTTTGAAATATTTACTATACATATGTTTGTCAAATCAGCTGAAATCAACCAGTTATCTACTTTATTTAACTTtccactttttatttgttttctctcaGCTCAAAAATCATTTCCATATTTTGAAACTAATGAAGAGGTAACTTGATAACAAATCATGTGTACCACAGCTGGAGTGCAGTCTTTTAATGCTAGATTGATGGGTTATCTTATTTTGTGGAGAAAGTTGCTTTAGAAAGATAATTCAGCCCAAAAACAATCTGGAATGAGTCCAACAGCCACAAGTGATTTAGCCTTTTTGTCCTAGTTATTTTTACTCATGCTTAAATGAATACAGATTATGTGATAATAACAACAGTGCAGACAAATCCTGCACCTGTGAAAGTAAAATACACCTacagtaataacaataatgaatggttttttttaatcatgcatcttttcacacATAATATGCTATGCTGCTTACGTTTAAAGGAACAAACAAAGAGGAGCAAATAAAAATTAgaataataaacagaaatacaaaaaagtaTATGGATGCAACGAATATGTCTGATCTACTGTCTTCCAATTggaagaaaataacaaaaaattaagcaGATAAACTATGGTTGAATTTATCTTGCCGATACAGCTTGTATGAATGATTTCATGAAATATGTGCACTTTGTGTTAGAAGGCCAAATCTTTATAGCCATCTTCCTGCTACCTGTAGAATTTTCTTATCAAGTGTTTGCAAACCATTGTTGTTTATAGTAAGGTGCACAAATCAAGTTAAACTGCATGTATCAAGACAGGTAGCTGAGAACATAACATGTTCTCACCATTGATAAGAGAAGCTGTGTTATGATTTGGTGTAAACTAAGAAGAATGGTGGTCTCAGCACAGATCCCTGCTGTACTCCAGTTGGGAACAGCCTCTGCTGTTTATACATCTAGAGCAGGGTTCTCAAaccttgtcctggagggccaatgtgctgcagagtttagctccaaccttgatcaaactcacctacctgtgattttgtAATGATCCTAAACACAGTGATTAGCATGCTAgggtgtgtttgattatggttagagctaaactttgcagaaaaatggatcttgtgggccagatttgaggatccctgatctAGAGAATGATTTTTTGCCTCTAGTTTTATCTAATATCATTCtaacatttcacattttgtaaACTATGTCAAAAAGCATAGCTAATTTTTTCCCCCACTTTGTGTGCctggctgtttttgtttgttgttgtgtttgCACAGGTGTGTCTTTGTCCAGTAGCCTTATGGCTGGTTCTGAGACAGATGCAGCAAAAAGGTGGCAGAAATGTGTGGACACTGTGCTGTGTGATCTAACTAAGGAGCAACTGAAATCTATTGAAAACAACAGTGGTGAGACAAATCACATACTCCGTATTTATTATCATACATTTTAAACTCTCCCTGTAACTTTCATGTGAGCTTGAAGACCTCGATCAGTGgattcatgtgtgtttgatttgaGCTGGAATTAGATAGGGCTCagattt
This is a stretch of genomic DNA from Carassius auratus strain Wakin unplaced genomic scaffold, ASM336829v1 scaf_tig00001476, whole genome shotgun sequence. It encodes these proteins:
- the LOC113069331 gene encoding acetylcholine receptor subunit gamma-like codes for the protein MADRFGRTYIVAFALVATVLQVSANEEIQLIADKFKNYNKNIRPARHPDEKVKVQVKLTLTNLISLNEKEETLTTNVWIEIQWHDYRLAWNTSEYHGIDLIRVPYNTVWLPDIVLENNIDGKFDVAYYANVLISSDGSMYWLPPAIYRSTCAIEITYFPFDWQNCTLVFRSQTYSANEIDMVLAEDGDTGKPIEWVDIDPEAFTENGEWAIKHRPARKLTNSRYSPDDLEYQEVYFNLIIQRKPLFYIINIILPCSLISSLVVLAFFLPAKAGGQKLTVSISVLLAQTVFLFLIAQKIPETSLSVPLIGKYLIFVMCMTTLIVTNCIIVLNFSLRSPSTHNMSHTIRHIFLEVVPRFLGMTLFLDEEEPGGGTCEMRERRRSSFGLMQRAEEYVLKQPRSEMMFDKQRERHGLMRSIVDEIDVTSTANLYKSLAKTAPEIKECVDACNFIAESTKQQNDIGSEMESWVLIGKMIDKVCFWAAILLFSVGTVAIFLMGHYNQAPDYPFPWENKKYLPE